ACGGCCACTGCCCCGGTCTGCGTGGAGAGGACCTGGACCGCTACATAATGGTGGGAATCACCACCGAACACGAGGCCGCCTCGTTGGAGGAGGCGGAGGAGAAGGCAAGGAAGGGCATGACCATTATGGTGCGGGAAGGGTCCGCAGCGCAGAATTTCAAGGCCCTGCTGCCGTTCGCCCGCAACAACCCTCATTTCCTGGTGACCGACGACCTGGAAGCGGAGGACCTTGTCCAAGGACATATGGATGCCATCCTGCGTAAGGCCGTGGCCGAGGGTATGGACGCGGTCCAGGCCATTAGAGCGGTGACCATGTGGCCTGCCCAACACTATGGGGTCCCCGGAGGATGGATCCGTCCCGACGGTCCTGCGGACCTGGTGGTGGTGAGCGACCTCCAGGAGTTCAAGGTGGAGGAGACGTGGATCAGGGGGATACCCGTCGCCAGGAACGGCCAGCCCCTGTTCACCGGGGGTCCTATGGCCTTCCCCCGGACGATAGGTGCGAGTGAGGTCCAAGGTGGTGACATGACCATTCCGGCCAAAGGTTCCAGGCTCCGGGTGCGGGTCATCGTGGCCAAGGAGGGCGAGATCGACAGCGGTTCGGCGATGGCGGAGCTGGACGTCATCGACGGGAGGATCGCCTCCGACCATGACTGCGACTGTCTCCACCTGGCGGTGGTGAACCGCTATCGCCCCGCGCCCCCAGCGCTGGCCTTCATCCGCGGGTTCTGCCTTAAGGAAGGGGCGCTGGCATCCTCGGTGGCGCACGATGCCCACAACATCATCGCCGTGGGAGTGGACGGGGAGAGCATGGCCCACGCCGTCAACGAGATAATCCGCATGGGGGGAGGCATGTACGCTGGCAGCGGGCAGCGGAAGGCAGTGCTGCCTCTGCCGGTGGCCGGCCTGATGAGCGATCTCCCGGTGGACGAGGTGGTGCGAAAGGAGAGAGAGCTCCACGAGCTCGCCCGGGAAATGGGATGCCCCCTCCGCCGACCGTTCATGACCCTGTCCTTCCAGTCTCTGCTCGTCGTTCCCTCCCTGAAGTTGGGGGACCGAGGGCTGATGGACACCCTCCGCTCGGAGGCGGTGGAAGCGATAATAGCCACCTAGGCCGGAAAGTAAGAAAATACCCCCCATGCATTCCGGGAACATGCTGGATAAGCTGAAGCAGAGCCTCCGGGAGTCGCCCGTGGTCCGCATGGGCGACTACTCCTATTTCGTTCATCCCATCACCGACGGCATCCCCCGCATGGACCCCGCCCTCCTGCAGGAGGTGGTGGACCGCATGATGGAGATCACCGATCTCCGCTGCGACCTCCTGGTGGCCGCAGAGGCCATGGGCATCCATCTGGTCGTCCCCATCTCCCTGCGCACGGGTATCCCGTACGTGATCGTCCGCAAGAGACGCTATGGGCTTCCAGGAGAGGTGAGCGTGACGCAGGTCACCGGCTACTCGCGGAAGGAGCTGTACATCAACGGGCTGGCCAGAGGGGACCGGGTAGTGATCATGGACGATGTCATCAGCACCGGGGGGACCCTGCGCGCCATCATCCACGCGTTCCAGGAGATGGGTGTGGAGATCGCCGATATCGTCGTGGTGGTGGAGAAAGGAGAAGGTAGAGAGCTGCTGGAGCGCGAGCTAGGCATCAGGATCAAGACCCTGGTCAAGGTGGATGTCCGCGAAGGCAGGACCACAGTCCTGGATTGAAGGCGAAAGCTTTTTTGTCGATAGCGCGCTGACGCGTTAGCACCGAGGGATGGGCACAGCTCCTCTATGGACGGTGAACGCTCCCTCGACGGGAGCGATGTAGGATGGCCGACCCTGAGAGCTTCAGATGCAAGCTGGTAACCTGGAACGAGATAGCGGAGTGGACGACAGACCTGGCCAATGAGCTGCAGGAGAACGGCGTTCAGCCGACCGTGGTCGTAGGTCTGACGCGAGGGGGCTGGGTCCCGGCCAGGCTCCTCTGTGACCATCTGATGGTGAAGAAGCTGTACGCGGTGAAGACCGAGCACTGGGGAGTAACAGCCAACCAGAACGGAAAGGCCCTGCTGACCCAGGAGCTCAGTGTGAACATCGCGGGAGAGAGCGTGCTGGTGGTCGATGACATCACCGACACTGGGGAGAGCCTCACTCTGGCGATGGCCCACCTCAGCTCATTGGGGGCCAAGAACACCCGCAGCGCGACGCTCCTGCACTTCAACCATTCCAAGTTCGTGCCCGATCACTGCTCCCGCAAGCTTCCCGATGACCCATGGATATGGTTCATCTTCCCCTGGAACCTGCATGAGGACCTGAGGACGCTGCTTCCCAAGACCCTCACCGAGCCCCGCACCGAGGAGGGCATCCGCCAGGCCTTCCGCGACCAGTTCTTCATCGATGTGCCGGAGGAACTGTTGCCCATCACCCTGAGGGACCTGGAGAAAAGCGGAAAGATCGTCATGGACGGCAATATCGTCAGAATGAGGTAACGGACCAATTGACCTGCGGTCCTTCCCTCATTTCACCAACCTTTTTTTCATGATGATTATGGCGAGGAGGAAGGTCACCACGGTAAGGACCACGATGTAGAGCGTCGCCCACAGGTCCATCCATCCCACCGTTCCGAAGCTCAGATTCCTCATCAGCAGGCTGGTGTGAGTGAGGGGTAGAGCATACGCCACCGGCTCTATCACGCCGAGGGATGAGGTGGGGAAGAACGTGCCCCCGAACAGGAACATGGGCGTGACCAGGAGGTAGAACGGGTAGTTGAACGAATCTATGTTGGGCACCAGGCCGGTGAAGATCATGGCTATGGATGAGAACATGATGCCCCCGAGGAAGGATATCGCCGGTATCAGCAGCATGGTGGGGGCGGTGAACAGCACCTCAGGTATGAACGTGGCGCCCA
Above is a window of Methanomassiliicoccus sp. DNA encoding:
- the ade gene encoding adenine deaminase; this translates as MNALAISDYVTSGPVLQLRGRMVDVQGGSVHPVRLRIRGSRILSIERDPSAPSRFILPGLIDAHIHIESSLLTPARFAEKAVVHGTTAVVADPHEIANVAGMEGIKYMLDNAASVPLRFHFTVPSCVPVSPLETTGGVITARDASMLFQDPRFVALGEVMDHNKVLNDDPDTMAKIDAAVRAGRPVDGHCPGLRGEDLDRYIMVGITTEHEAASLEEAEEKARKGMTIMVREGSAAQNFKALLPFARNNPHFLVTDDLEAEDLVQGHMDAILRKAVAEGMDAVQAIRAVTMWPAQHYGVPGGWIRPDGPADLVVVSDLQEFKVEETWIRGIPVARNGQPLFTGGPMAFPRTIGASEVQGGDMTIPAKGSRLRVRVIVAKEGEIDSGSAMAELDVIDGRIASDHDCDCLHLAVVNRYRPAPPALAFIRGFCLKEGALASSVAHDAHNIIAVGVDGESMAHAVNEIIRMGGGMYAGSGQRKAVLPLPVAGLMSDLPVDEVVRKERELHELAREMGCPLRRPFMTLSFQSLLVVPSLKLGDRGLMDTLRSEAVEAIIAT
- a CDS encoding purine phosphoribosyltransferase family protein, translating into MLDKLKQSLRESPVVRMGDYSYFVHPITDGIPRMDPALLQEVVDRMMEITDLRCDLLVAAEAMGIHLVVPISLRTGIPYVIVRKRRYGLPGEVSVTQVTGYSRKELYINGLARGDRVVIMDDVISTGGTLRAIIHAFQEMGVEIADIVVVVEKGEGRELLERELGIRIKTLVKVDVREGRTTVLD
- a CDS encoding phosphoribosyltransferase; the protein is MADPESFRCKLVTWNEIAEWTTDLANELQENGVQPTVVVGLTRGGWVPARLLCDHLMVKKLYAVKTEHWGVTANQNGKALLTQELSVNIAGESVLVVDDITDTGESLTLAMAHLSSLGAKNTRSATLLHFNHSKFVPDHCSRKLPDDPWIWFIFPWNLHEDLRTLLPKTLTEPRTEEGIRQAFRDQFFIDVPEELLPITLRDLEKSGKIVMDGNIVRMR